From a region of the Pirellulales bacterium genome:
- a CDS encoding NfeD family protein translates to MPERSGVRRYSRRWRSHCFALGGIVAAAFVLWLNQSTACADDAPTAPTAGEKSATDQPSPENQKPNPADAEKPAEAQPGQGFLIRVNLPITDDVDTQVRRGIQQLLGNIKQGSPRPVLVVELWPGQTDGGVGSDFYRSLSLAKFLSHDLHDMAPGVKTVAYIPKTVKGHAVLVAMACEEIIMAPDAEMGEAGIDEATIGPTIRSGYKEIADARGTIPAAIALGMLDKNLKVLKVTTEVGTEYVLADDLDELKKHRVVQNVEELKPQPLLVDGQQARQELGFVSYLADDRADVAKALKIPVDALQDNPALAGGWRPVQVDLKRPITSTTVNRVQKLIEDQIRVNDVNLVVLFIDSEGGSYDQSLRLVNFLAGLDSSQVRTVAYVPRQARGDAALVALACDQLVVGPNTKLGGEGADALKPDDRQLAVNVLEDALKKNKSRSWSLPAAMIDPELKVYRYTNPGANITAYFCEEELKQQRDPGAWRQGELVTGSRGSLQVTGQKAEQLGLAWKVVDNFEQFKQAYGLERNPAMVEPGWADFLIDALTSEGAQMFLLIMIFVGVYLEVHAPGVGVGGFVALLAALLYFWAQHMQGNPVALQVLLFIAGILCVALEIFVLPGFAIFGFGGGLMIIASLVLASQTFVIPGNEYQWEKLRNSLLVLGGAVTGSLVAAIAMRKFLPHAPVFNRMMLAPPSSEEMEAISHREALADYRHLLGQQGVATTRLVLSGKARIGDQLVDVIADGEAIDRGAPITVVDVIGSRVVVRPVRG, encoded by the coding sequence ATGCCCGAACGGAGTGGCGTGCGGCGTTATTCCCGGCGGTGGAGATCGCATTGCTTCGCTTTGGGCGGGATTGTAGCCGCAGCGTTCGTTTTGTGGCTTAATCAATCGACCGCTTGTGCGGATGACGCTCCAACGGCGCCTACTGCCGGCGAAAAGTCAGCCACCGATCAGCCATCTCCCGAGAATCAAAAACCCAATCCTGCCGATGCTGAAAAGCCGGCGGAGGCACAGCCGGGGCAGGGATTTCTGATTCGCGTCAACTTGCCCATTACCGACGATGTCGACACGCAAGTGCGGCGCGGCATTCAGCAGTTGTTGGGGAACATCAAGCAGGGGAGCCCGCGTCCAGTGCTGGTGGTGGAGTTGTGGCCGGGACAGACGGATGGAGGCGTCGGGAGCGATTTTTACCGCTCGTTGTCGCTGGCGAAATTTCTGTCGCACGATTTGCACGATATGGCCCCGGGAGTGAAAACCGTGGCCTACATTCCCAAAACCGTGAAGGGGCACGCGGTGCTGGTGGCAATGGCGTGCGAAGAAATCATCATGGCCCCGGATGCGGAAATGGGCGAGGCGGGCATTGACGAAGCCACGATTGGGCCGACCATCCGCAGCGGTTACAAAGAAATTGCCGATGCCCGGGGAACTATTCCCGCCGCGATAGCCCTGGGCATGCTCGATAAAAATCTCAAAGTGCTCAAGGTGACGACCGAAGTTGGCACCGAGTACGTTTTGGCAGACGATCTGGACGAGTTGAAGAAGCACCGCGTGGTACAAAATGTCGAGGAATTAAAGCCCCAACCGCTCTTGGTCGACGGCCAACAAGCACGGCAAGAGTTGGGCTTTGTGAGCTACCTGGCCGACGATCGGGCCGACGTGGCCAAGGCGCTTAAAATTCCGGTCGATGCGCTGCAAGATAATCCCGCCTTGGCGGGCGGCTGGCGGCCGGTGCAAGTGGATTTGAAGCGGCCGATCACCTCTACCACCGTGAACCGGGTGCAAAAGCTGATTGAAGACCAAATTCGCGTCAACGACGTGAACCTGGTGGTGCTGTTCATCGACAGCGAAGGTGGCTCGTACGATCAAAGTTTGCGATTGGTGAATTTTCTGGCGGGGCTTGATTCGAGCCAAGTTCGCACGGTGGCCTATGTTCCGCGGCAGGCCCGAGGCGATGCGGCCTTAGTGGCCTTGGCGTGCGATCAGCTCGTGGTTGGTCCCAATACAAAACTGGGAGGCGAAGGGGCTGATGCGCTTAAGCCCGACGACCGGCAGTTGGCCGTGAACGTGTTGGAAGACGCGCTGAAGAAGAACAAATCGCGGTCGTGGTCGCTGCCGGCGGCGATGATTGATCCGGAACTCAAGGTGTATCGCTACACCAATCCCGGCGCCAACATCACTGCCTATTTCTGCGAAGAGGAACTTAAGCAGCAGCGTGATCCGGGCGCGTGGCGGCAGGGGGAATTGGTTACAGGCAGCCGCGGGTCTTTGCAAGTGACCGGCCAGAAGGCCGAGCAATTGGGGCTGGCTTGGAAAGTGGTCGACAATTTCGAACAGTTCAAGCAAGCCTACGGGTTGGAGCGCAATCCGGCGATGGTCGAGCCGGGTTGGGCCGATTTTTTGATCGACGCGCTAACGTCCGAGGGCGCGCAGATGTTTTTGCTGATCATGATTTTCGTGGGCGTGTATTTGGAAGTGCATGCGCCGGGGGTTGGCGTGGGCGGGTTTGTGGCACTGTTAGCGGCGCTGTTGTACTTTTGGGCGCAGCACATGCAAGGCAATCCGGTGGCGCTGCAAGTGCTGCTGTTTATTGCCGGCATTTTGTGCGTTGCCCTGGAGATATTTGTGCTGCCGGGGTTTGCGATATTTGGCTTTGGGGGCGGGTTGATGATTATCGCTTCGTTGGTGCTGGCCAGCCAAACCTTTGTCATTCCTGGAAACGAGTATCAGTGGGAAAAATTACGCAACTCGCTGTTGGTGTTGGGCGGGGCAGTGACGGGCAGCCTGGTGGCGGCGATTGCCATGCGCAAATTCTTGCCGCATGCGCCGGTGTTCAATCGCATGATGCTTGCGCCGCCATCGAGTGAAGAAATGGAAGCCATTTCGCACCGCGAAGCGCTGGCCGATTATCGGCATCTACTGGGTCAGCAAGGGGTGGCGACAACACGGTTGGTTTTGTCAGGGAAAGCCCGCATTGGCGATCAATTGGTGGATGTGATTGCCGACGGCGAGGCCATCGATCGGGGCGCCCCAATCACGGTGGTCGACGTGATTGGCAGCCGGGTGGTGGTGCGACCGGTGCGCGGGTAA
- a CDS encoding NfeD family protein, producing MSPVFWAAILLVVGLTLVMVEIFVPSGGVIGFLSFTSIITAIVMAFYQSGPTVGIMFLSVSCVAVPVLLMMAFRVLPRTPMGRRLLPDIPTADEVLPDREERRRLRQLVGRVGKAKSLMLPSGAVMIDGHTIDAMSEGQPIEAGQSVRVIDVRGTMVVVRAVDEHAVDQVGGEKSQEEDDILSRPIDSLGLDPFEDPLQ from the coding sequence ATGTCTCCTGTTTTTTGGGCCGCCATATTGTTGGTGGTTGGCTTAACACTGGTGATGGTTGAGATATTCGTCCCCTCGGGGGGCGTGATTGGGTTTTTGTCGTTCACCTCGATCATCACCGCAATTGTCATGGCATTTTATCAAAGCGGCCCGACGGTGGGCATCATGTTTTTGTCGGTGTCGTGCGTGGCGGTTCCGGTCCTGCTGATGATGGCGTTTCGTGTGTTGCCGCGCACGCCGATGGGCCGTCGCTTGCTGCCTGACATTCCCACGGCCGATGAAGTGCTGCCCGATCGGGAGGAGCGACGCCGCTTGCGGCAACTGGTGGGGCGCGTGGGGAAAGCAAAATCGCTGATGTTGCCCAGTGGGGCGGTCATGATCGACGGTCACACGATTGACGCCATGAGCGAAGGACAGCCGATCGAAGCGGGGCAAAGCGTGCGCGTGATCGATGTGCGCGGGACCATGGTGGTGGTTCGTGCGGTCGATGAACACGCGGTCGATCAGGTGGGCGGGGAGAAATCGCAGGAGGAGGACGACATTCTTTCGCGGCCCATCGATTCGCTGGGGCTTGATCCGTTTGAAGATCCTTTGCAATAA
- a CDS encoding NAD(P)-dependent oxidoreductase: MDTVVPGKTRLGWIGTGVMGRSMCGHLLDRGFVMTVYSRTKSKAETVLAKGAKWADSPKAVAEHADVVFSIVGFPADVREIMLGPQGALAGSKPGTVLVDMTTSQPSLAVEIAEQAKAKGVHAIDAPVSGGDVGAREARLSIMIGGQRDVVEALRPCWEAMGKTIVYQGLPGAGQHTKMVNQILIATGMIGVCEALLYGYKAGLNLESVMQSVSSGAAGSWSLSNYGPRMMANNFDPGFFVEHFIKDMGIALEESKRMGLSMPGLALAHQLYVALRAQGHGRDGTHSLMLALAALSNVDWKNR; the protein is encoded by the coding sequence ATGGACACGGTTGTTCCAGGAAAAACCCGGTTAGGATGGATCGGCACCGGCGTGATGGGGCGCAGCATGTGCGGCCATTTGCTCGACCGCGGCTTCGTGATGACGGTGTACAGCCGCACGAAGTCCAAGGCCGAAACCGTATTGGCAAAGGGGGCCAAGTGGGCCGATTCGCCCAAAGCCGTGGCGGAACATGCGGACGTGGTGTTCAGCATTGTCGGGTTTCCAGCCGACGTGCGCGAAATTATGCTCGGCCCGCAAGGGGCTTTAGCGGGTAGCAAGCCGGGGACCGTGCTGGTCGACATGACAACCAGCCAGCCGTCGCTGGCCGTGGAAATTGCGGAGCAAGCAAAAGCCAAGGGCGTACACGCCATCGACGCGCCGGTTTCCGGCGGTGATGTTGGCGCCCGAGAGGCGCGGCTTTCGATCATGATCGGCGGTCAGCGCGATGTGGTGGAGGCCTTGCGTCCGTGTTGGGAAGCGATGGGTAAAACCATTGTTTATCAAGGCCTGCCCGGCGCGGGGCAGCACACGAAAATGGTGAACCAAATTCTCATCGCCACCGGCATGATCGGTGTGTGCGAAGCGCTGCTGTACGGCTACAAAGCGGGGCTGAATTTGGAAAGCGTGATGCAGTCGGTCTCGTCGGGGGCGGCGGGCAGTTGGTCGCTTTCCAACTACGGTCCGCGGATGATGGCCAACAACTTTGACCCCGGCTTTTTCGTCGAACATTTCATCAAAGACATGGGCATTGCCCTGGAAGAATCGAAGCGGATGGGCCTGTCGATGCCGGGGTTGGCCTTGGCTCATCAGTTGTACGTGGCGCTGCGGGCCCAAGGGCACGGGCGCGACGGCACGCATTCGCTGATGTTGGCCCTGGCTGCGCTGTCGAACGTCGATTGGAAAAACCGTTAG
- a CDS encoding YdeI/OmpD-associated family protein, giving the protein MSTIKFQATPYAIGSWTVLRLPQTASKKLPSRGMSMVEGTINGFHFRAPLEPDGKGSHWLKIEKSMQAKVGDTASVEIEPIEQWPEPKIPADVKQALAGAPKSLRVWNEATPMAHWDWIRWVGMSKNPDTRKKHILVALSKLARGERRPCCFNRSVCCEPAVSKNGVLLDPAATGPK; this is encoded by the coding sequence ATGTCAACCATCAAGTTTCAAGCGACGCCCTATGCCATTGGCTCCTGGACCGTGCTTAGACTGCCGCAGACCGCGAGCAAGAAGCTGCCGTCGCGCGGCATGAGCATGGTGGAAGGGACCATCAACGGTTTCCACTTTCGGGCACCGCTTGAACCGGACGGAAAGGGAAGCCACTGGCTGAAGATCGAGAAAAGCATGCAAGCGAAAGTGGGGGACACGGCGAGCGTGGAAATCGAACCGATCGAGCAGTGGCCAGAGCCCAAGATTCCGGCGGATGTGAAACAGGCGCTTGCGGGCGCCCCCAAATCGCTCAGAGTCTGGAACGAAGCGACGCCAATGGCGCACTGGGATTGGATTCGCTGGGTGGGCATGTCCAAAAATCCCGACACACGGAAGAAGCATATTTTGGTGGCACTTTCCAAGCTTGCGCGCGGCGAGCGGCGACCGTGTTGTTTCAACCGGAGCGTGTGCTGCGAACCCGCAGTGTCCAAAAATGGAGTGTTACTGGACCCGGCCGCTACGGGGCCAAAGTGA
- the floA gene encoding flotillin-like protein FloA (flotillin-like protein involved in membrane lipid rafts) has protein sequence MPFVVADAEVNQVITIAVILVLLVVALVMLVVFARYFRLWIQSVTTGAGIGIFDLLGMTFRKVNPAVIVRSKIMAVQAGLGDETGVTSKALEAHYLAGGRVPLVIRSIIAANKAKTIKLDYKLATAIDLAGRDILEAVKTSVYPKVIDCPARGSGKETLDAVAKNGIQCKVKARVTVRTNLNQVIGGATEETIIARVGEGIVSAIGSSETHMDVLENPDRISKAVLARRLDSQTAFEIVSIDIADIDVGENIGARLQADRAEADMRVARANAEGRRAMAVALEQENIASVEGARSELVAAEAEVPKAIAAAFQDGVLGIVDYYKLRNIQADTEMRHSISGVGTTSTPT, from the coding sequence ATGCCATTTGTCGTTGCCGATGCGGAAGTCAATCAGGTGATCACGATTGCCGTGATCCTCGTGCTGCTGGTCGTAGCATTGGTCATGCTGGTGGTATTTGCACGGTATTTCCGGTTGTGGATTCAATCGGTGACCACCGGGGCTGGCATCGGGATTTTTGATTTGTTGGGGATGACATTTCGGAAGGTGAACCCGGCGGTGATTGTGCGCAGCAAAATTATGGCCGTGCAGGCGGGCTTGGGGGACGAGACCGGCGTGACCAGCAAAGCGCTGGAAGCCCATTATTTGGCTGGCGGGCGTGTGCCGCTGGTGATCCGGTCGATCATCGCGGCAAACAAGGCGAAAACGATCAAGCTGGACTATAAACTTGCCACGGCCATTGACCTGGCAGGCCGCGATATTTTGGAAGCGGTAAAGACCAGTGTCTATCCGAAAGTGATCGATTGCCCGGCCCGGGGTTCCGGCAAAGAAACGCTGGATGCCGTGGCGAAAAACGGCATTCAATGCAAGGTGAAGGCCCGCGTCACGGTGCGGACAAATTTGAACCAGGTGATCGGCGGTGCGACGGAAGAGACCATTATTGCTCGTGTCGGCGAAGGAATTGTCAGCGCCATCGGCTCTTCGGAAACGCACATGGACGTGCTGGAAAACCCAGACCGCATTTCCAAGGCGGTGTTGGCGCGGCGGCTTGACTCGCAAACGGCGTTTGAGATTGTGTCGATCGACATTGCCGATATTGACGTGGGGGAGAACATCGGGGCCCGGTTGCAGGCTGATCGGGCCGAGGCAGACATGCGCGTGGCCCGGGCCAATGCCGAGGGGCGCCGGGCGATGGCCGTGGCGTTGGAGCAAGAAAACATTGCCTCGGTTGAAGGCGCCCGGTCCGAACTAGTGGCGGCGGAAGCGGAAGTGCCCAAAGCGATTGCCGCCGCGTTCCAAGACGGGGTTTTGGGGATCGTGGATTACTACAAGTTGCGGAATATTCAGGCCGATACGGAGATGCGGCACAGTATTTCCGGTGTAGGCACGACTTCGACGCCCACGTAA